In Edaphobacter dinghuensis, a genomic segment contains:
- a CDS encoding TetR/AcrR family transcriptional regulator — protein MARPRSIQAHRKVVEAAAELFAEHGIDATSMDAIAESSGVSKATIYKHWPDKDALCLEVLGYVHGLDEKPPIFDSGDFRTDLIDQLRYQPAANRKAMKDKIWPHLMAYSARNRAFGAAWRAKVLEPARIGLATTIKRGEKLGALRTGIDPEVGIALLLGPMMYRHIFAQRLGQNAPKDLEVHVADAFLAAFAKQSRKDQKSSTRKQN, from the coding sequence ATGGCACGACCCAGAAGCATTCAGGCACACCGCAAAGTTGTGGAAGCAGCCGCTGAATTATTTGCCGAGCATGGCATCGATGCCACCAGCATGGATGCCATCGCCGAATCCTCCGGCGTAAGCAAAGCCACCATCTACAAGCACTGGCCCGACAAGGACGCGCTCTGCCTCGAAGTCCTCGGCTACGTCCACGGCCTCGACGAGAAGCCCCCCATCTTCGACTCCGGCGACTTTCGCACCGACCTCATCGACCAGCTACGCTACCAGCCCGCAGCTAACCGCAAAGCAATGAAGGACAAGATCTGGCCGCACCTGATGGCCTACAGCGCACGCAACCGGGCCTTCGGCGCAGCCTGGCGAGCCAAGGTGCTCGAACCGGCACGCATCGGCCTCGCCACCACCATCAAGCGCGGCGAAAAGCTAGGCGCGCTGAGAACCGGCATCGATCCCGAAGTAGGCATCGCCCTCCTCCTCGGCCCCATGATGTACCGCCACATCTTCGCGCAGCGCCTCGGCCAGAACGCCCCCAAAGACCTCGAAGTCCACGTAGCCGACGCCTTCCTAGCCGCCTTCGCAAAACAGTCACGCAAAGACCAGAAGTCCTCCACCAGAAAACAGAATTGA
- a CDS encoding ABC transporter permease, with the protein MGAIYILWLRELKRYVRSRVQIVVSLGQPCLYLLALGFGFGPVFKQAGHGSYLQFMAPGVVGMTVLFSSVFSGIAMLWDRQFGFLKETLVAPVSRLQIMVGRTLGGATVAILQGTLILIICLIAGFRPQSWTAIPFAFLFVILIAVVFAALGTGIGSILQDMQGFQLVMNFLVLPIFFLSGALYPLTNLPAVMAVIVRIDPLTYGVDGLRGALVNTWQFSAMLDLTVLAAIACAFLGTGAYLFSKIEA; encoded by the coding sequence ATGGGCGCCATATATATTCTCTGGCTGCGTGAATTAAAGCGTTACGTGCGCTCGCGCGTGCAGATCGTAGTGTCCTTAGGCCAGCCCTGCCTCTACCTGCTGGCGCTCGGCTTCGGCTTCGGCCCGGTCTTCAAACAGGCAGGCCACGGCAGCTATCTGCAATTCATGGCCCCCGGCGTCGTCGGCATGACGGTGCTCTTCAGCTCCGTCTTCTCCGGCATCGCCATGCTCTGGGACCGCCAGTTCGGCTTCTTGAAAGAAACACTCGTTGCTCCCGTCTCGCGCCTGCAGATCATGGTGGGCCGCACCCTCGGCGGCGCAACCGTCGCCATTCTTCAGGGCACGCTCATCCTCATCATCTGCCTCATCGCCGGCTTCCGTCCCCAGTCATGGACGGCGATTCCCTTCGCTTTCCTCTTCGTCATCCTCATCGCCGTCGTCTTCGCCGCACTCGGCACCGGCATCGGCTCCATCCTGCAAGACATGCAGGGCTTCCAGCTCGTCATGAACTTCCTTGTGCTCCCCATCTTCTTTCTTTCAGGAGCGCTCTACCCTCTCACCAACCTGCCCGCAGTCATGGCAGTCATCGTCCGCATCGACCCGCTCACCTATGGCGTCGACGGCCTGCGCGGCGCACTCGTCAACACATGGCAGTTCAGCGCCATGCTCGATCTCACCGTCCTCGCTGCAATCGCCTGTGCCTTCCTCGGCACAGGAGCTTACCTGTTCTCGAAGATCGAAGCATAG
- a CDS encoding ABC transporter ATP-binding protein has translation MIRVQNLVKTFGDFTAVKDISFDVGQGEIFAFLGPNGAGKTTTIKMLTTLLRPTSGTIELDGLDPTVKTKEARQRFGIVFQDPSLDAEQTAYENMDLHGVLYHVPRKLRAERIERLLKTFELWERKDSYVKTFSGGMKRRLEIARGFLHTPAILFLDEPTLGLDPQSRNQLWTHVKALNESEKTTVFLTTHYMDEADRVAHRIAIMDHGSIIAVGTSTELKQQTNTDSLEAAFLALTGSSLRDEGANSADGLRQMAKMWRR, from the coding sequence ATGATTCGCGTTCAGAACCTGGTAAAGACCTTTGGCGACTTCACCGCTGTCAAAGACATCTCCTTCGACGTAGGCCAGGGCGAGATCTTCGCCTTCCTCGGCCCCAACGGCGCAGGCAAGACCACCACCATCAAGATGCTCACCACACTGCTCCGTCCCACCAGCGGCACCATCGAGCTCGACGGCCTCGACCCCACCGTCAAGACCAAAGAGGCCCGCCAGCGCTTCGGCATCGTCTTTCAAGACCCCAGCCTCGACGCCGAGCAAACTGCCTACGAGAACATGGACCTCCACGGCGTGCTCTACCACGTCCCACGCAAGCTGCGCGCCGAGCGCATCGAGCGTCTCCTCAAAACCTTCGAGCTGTGGGAGCGCAAGGACAGCTACGTCAAAACCTTCTCCGGCGGCATGAAGCGCCGTCTCGAGATCGCTCGCGGCTTCCTGCACACGCCCGCCATTCTCTTCCTCGACGAGCCCACGCTCGGCCTCGACCCGCAGAGCCGCAACCAGCTCTGGACGCACGTCAAGGCCCTCAACGAAAGTGAGAAGACCACCGTCTTCCTCACCACGCACTACATGGACGAGGCCGACCGTGTCGCTCATCGCATCGCCATCATGGACCACGGCAGCATCATCGCCGTCGGCACCTCGACGGAGCTCAAACAGCAGACCAACACCGACTCTCTCGAAGCCGCCTTCCTTGCGCTCACCGGCTCGTCCCTGCGCGACGAAGGCGCCAACTCAGCCGATGGCCTGCGCCAGATGGCGAAGATGTGGAGGCGATAG
- a CDS encoding beta-glucosidase, giving the protein MQQNLRPRRTSITAALLSTALLCTASLWAQAPQPDTDAMRSRVDAIIAKMTLQQKLEYIGGTGFAVRAMPSLGLPAFEMSDGPYGTRSNAGFPSTTYAAGINLAASWDRDLAARVGEGIGRDARARGVHYMLGPGVDIYRSPRNGRNFEYFGEDPFLAANIAVGYVTGMQSQGVSATIKHYMGNNSEYLRHDSDSIIGERAIREIYLPTFEAAVKKAHVGAIMDSYNFTNGLHMTQNGYFNTEIARKEWGFQGVMMSDWDATYDAVGAANGGLDLEMPTGKFMNPKNLTDAVKSGKVTEATIDEKVRHILMTAERFGWLDRPQTDTSISAYDTKNNATALDAARGGLVLLKNEGKLLPLDKSQLKSILVVGPDAYPGVPVGGGSAGVKPFHTVSPLEGITALAGSGVTVFYDRGVPELTDLVRSTSFVTEAKNGAPGLKFETAPNSATDEPNSHESSIKRWSGYYIAPKSGRYIIAMEAGGEGGRSRVYLDGKLIMDNWKIVRAMQPHLTLQLSAGPHKILAEASGNFPNRILGERPRGSAPDKLPLAIVAEDSIVNAKAKELAAKADVVIVAAGFDGESESEGGDRTFDLPYGQDALIRAMAAANKKTIVDVTSGGNVDSEAWVNQIPGYIESWYAGQDGGTALAEVLFGAVDPSGHLPATFERRAQDNPTFDNYYTEPNSNRINYKEGIFVGYRGYEHNHVKPLFPFGYGLSYTTFKFANLSVTPEDATSSPNVTVSFDVTNTGERAGAEVAQLYISDGHAKVERPEKELKGFDKVTLQPGETKHVTIALDGRSFAYYDTEAKGWHIAPGKFGILVGDSSESLDLKGSVEISKEAAANATF; this is encoded by the coding sequence ATGCAGCAAAATCTGCGTCCGCGAAGAACGTCCATTACCGCCGCCCTGCTGTCCACCGCCTTGCTATGCACCGCCTCCCTCTGGGCACAAGCGCCGCAGCCGGACACCGACGCGATGCGCAGCCGCGTCGACGCCATCATCGCGAAGATGACCCTCCAGCAGAAGCTCGAATACATCGGCGGCACCGGCTTCGCTGTTCGCGCCATGCCCAGCCTCGGCCTTCCCGCCTTCGAGATGTCCGACGGCCCCTACGGCACTCGCAGCAACGCTGGCTTCCCTTCCACCACCTACGCCGCAGGCATCAACCTCGCCGCCTCGTGGGACCGCGACCTCGCCGCACGCGTCGGCGAAGGCATCGGGCGTGACGCTCGCGCACGCGGCGTCCACTACATGCTCGGCCCCGGAGTCGATATCTACCGCTCCCCCCGCAACGGCCGCAACTTCGAGTACTTCGGCGAAGACCCATTCCTCGCCGCCAACATCGCGGTCGGCTACGTCACCGGCATGCAGAGCCAGGGCGTCAGCGCCACCATCAAGCACTACATGGGCAACAACTCCGAATACTTGCGCCACGACTCCGACTCCATCATTGGCGAGCGCGCCATTCGAGAGATCTATCTGCCGACATTTGAAGCAGCCGTCAAAAAAGCGCACGTCGGCGCCATCATGGACTCCTACAACTTCACCAACGGTCTGCACATGACGCAGAACGGATACTTCAACACCGAGATCGCCCGCAAAGAATGGGGCTTCCAGGGCGTCATGATGTCCGACTGGGACGCGACCTACGATGCAGTCGGCGCAGCCAACGGCGGCCTCGATCTCGAGATGCCAACCGGCAAGTTCATGAACCCCAAAAACCTCACCGATGCCGTCAAGAGCGGCAAAGTGACTGAAGCCACCATCGACGAAAAAGTCCGTCACATCCTCATGACCGCCGAGCGCTTCGGCTGGCTCGACCGTCCACAGACCGACACCTCCATCTCCGCCTACGACACGAAGAATAATGCGACCGCACTCGATGCAGCACGCGGCGGCCTCGTGCTGCTGAAGAACGAAGGCAAGCTCCTCCCACTCGATAAATCACAGCTCAAATCCATCCTCGTCGTCGGCCCCGATGCCTACCCCGGCGTTCCCGTCGGCGGCGGTAGCGCGGGCGTCAAACCCTTCCACACCGTCAGCCCGCTCGAAGGCATCACCGCACTCGCCGGTTCGGGCGTCACCGTCTTCTACGACCGTGGCGTACCCGAGCTTACTGACCTCGTTCGTTCCACCAGCTTCGTCACCGAAGCGAAGAACGGCGCGCCCGGTCTCAAGTTCGAGACTGCGCCGAACAGCGCAACCGATGAACCAAACTCGCACGAGAGCTCGATCAAGCGTTGGAGCGGCTACTACATCGCCCCTAAATCCGGCCGCTACATCATAGCGATGGAAGCTGGTGGCGAAGGCGGCAGAAGCCGCGTCTATCTCGACGGCAAGCTCATCATGGACAACTGGAAGATCGTTCGCGCCATGCAGCCACACCTCACGCTTCAGCTCTCCGCAGGCCCCCACAAAATCCTCGCCGAAGCATCCGGCAACTTCCCCAACAGAATCCTCGGCGAACGGCCAAGAGGTTCCGCGCCCGACAAACTTCCATTAGCCATCGTTGCCGAAGACAGCATCGTCAACGCCAAAGCCAAAGAACTCGCAGCCAAAGCCGATGTCGTCATCGTCGCCGCAGGCTTCGACGGCGAAAGCGAGTCGGAGGGCGGCGATCGCACCTTCGATCTTCCCTACGGACAAGACGCGCTCATCCGCGCCATGGCAGCCGCCAACAAGAAGACCATCGTCGATGTCACCTCAGGTGGCAACGTCGATAGCGAAGCCTGGGTCAACCAAATCCCCGGCTACATCGAGAGCTGGTACGCCGGACAAGATGGTGGAACCGCACTCGCAGAAGTCCTCTTCGGCGCTGTCGATCCCTCCGGCCATCTGCCCGCGACCTTCGAGCGCCGCGCACAGGACAACCCAACCTTCGACAACTACTACACCGAACCCAATAGCAATCGCATCAACTACAAGGAAGGCATCTTCGTCGGCTATCGCGGCTACGAGCACAACCACGTCAAGCCGCTCTTCCCCTTCGGATACGGCCTCTCTTACACCACCTTCAAATTCGCCAACCTCTCCGTCACGCCTGAAGACGCAACGTCTTCTCCCAACGTCACCGTCTCCTTTGACGTCACCAACACCGGCGAGCGCGCAGGCGCAGAGGTCGCACAACTCTACATCTCCGACGGCCACGCCAAAGTCGAGCGCCCCGAGAAAGAACTAAAGGGCTTCGACAAAGTGACGTTGCAACCCGGCGAAACGAAGCACGTCACCATCGCGCTCGACGGCCGTTCCTTCGCCTACTACGACACCGAGGCAAAGGGCTGGCACATCGCTCCCGGCAAGTTCGGCATCCTCGTCGGCGACTCGTCAGAATCGCTCGATCTCAAAGGCTCCGTCGAAATCTCGAAGGAGGCCGCCGCCAACGCCACCTTCTAA
- a CDS encoding cytochrome P450, translating to MTPRANSKWNLPPGLKHSLPFYANKPWVKLGEPILLFEHLHRTYGPIAHYRFMGTPIVFLNDPEYIREILINQAPAFVKERTVRRMKVLLGEGLITSDDPIHLRQRRIVAPAFHRQRIAAYADQIVSSAAAHRDRWQPNETIDISASMMSLSLEIIARTLFNTEVTDDVRRINEEVNTIMDLYNFLVVFPRLESFLHLPIPGVIKFRRSRSRLDAVVNRLIREHRAAGIDKGDLLSMLIASRDDQASLTETQQGMSDEQIRDEVLTIFLAGYETVANALTWTWYLLSQNPEVEAKLHAEIDTVLGAGTEARLPTLADYPNLRYTEQVFAESMRLYPPAWAMGRMSTKPITLGPYRIPPGAHFFFSQYIMHRTAEYFPDPLRFDPDRHTPANKADRPRFAYFPFGGGGRQCIGEGFAWMEGVLAIATIAQHWRLRYADTAPPGVQAKITLRPDGPLRMQILPR from the coding sequence ATGACCCCGCGGGCGAACTCCAAATGGAACCTGCCGCCCGGCCTCAAACACTCCCTGCCCTTCTACGCCAACAAGCCGTGGGTCAAGCTCGGCGAGCCCATCCTTCTCTTCGAGCATCTTCACCGCACCTACGGCCCCATCGCCCACTACCGCTTCATGGGCACGCCCATCGTCTTCCTCAACGACCCCGAATACATTCGCGAGATCCTCATCAATCAGGCTCCCGCCTTCGTCAAAGAGCGTACCGTGCGCCGCATGAAGGTGCTTCTGGGCGAAGGCCTCATCACCTCCGACGATCCTATCCACCTGCGCCAGCGCCGTATCGTCGCGCCGGCGTTTCATCGCCAGCGCATCGCCGCATACGCCGACCAGATCGTCTCAAGCGCCGCCGCTCATCGCGACCGTTGGCAGCCCAATGAGACCATCGACATCTCCGCATCCATGATGTCGCTCTCGCTCGAGATCATCGCCCGTACTCTCTTCAACACCGAAGTCACCGACGACGTTCGCCGCATCAACGAAGAGGTCAACACCATCATGGACCTCTACAACTTCCTCGTCGTCTTCCCCCGTCTCGAATCTTTTCTGCATCTGCCTATCCCCGGCGTCATTAAATTCCGTCGCTCGCGCAGCCGCCTCGACGCCGTCGTCAACCGCCTCATCCGCGAACACCGCGCCGCAGGTATCGACAAGGGCGACCTGCTCTCCATGCTCATCGCCTCACGCGACGATCAGGCGTCTCTGACGGAGACTCAGCAAGGCATGTCAGACGAGCAGATCCGCGACGAAGTCCTCACCATCTTTCTCGCCGGTTACGAGACCGTAGCCAATGCCCTCACGTGGACGTGGTATCTCCTCAGCCAGAATCCCGAAGTAGAGGCCAAACTCCACGCCGAAATCGATACCGTCCTCGGCGCCGGCACCGAAGCACGCCTTCCCACCCTCGCCGACTATCCCAACCTCCGCTACACCGAGCAGGTCTTCGCCGAATCCATGCGTCTCTATCCACCAGCCTGGGCGATGGGCCGAATGTCCACCAAGCCAATCACGCTCGGCCCCTATCGCATCCCTCCCGGAGCCCACTTCTTCTTCAGTCAATACATCATGCACCGCACCGCCGAGTACTTTCCCGATCCGCTCCGTTTCGATCCCGATCGCCACACGCCAGCCAACAAGGCAGACCGCCCGCGCTTCGCGTACTTTCCCTTCGGCGGCGGCGGACGACAGTGCATCGGCGAAGGCTTCGCGTGGATGGAAGGCGTTCTCGCCATCGCCACCATCGCCCAGCACTGGCGCTTGAGATATGCGGACACCGCTCCTCCCGGAGTTCAGGCCAAGATCACCCTGCGGCCTGACGGGCCACTGCGGATGCAGATCCTCCCCCGCTGA
- the tmk gene encoding dTMP kinase has translation MARGYFITFEGLDGSGKTTQLRLLAASLTAAGRNVVTLRQPGGTALGDRIRGILLDSRSEASLGPIAPATEMALMFADRAQAIAEIIEPALASGSIVLCDRYTDSSEAYQGGGRQLGSERILAMHAAACGNLQPDLTLLLLPSLEGSLRRARRRNQRHTRQQGTDENRFERESDEFYRRIYDKYEEIAAREPRRVHPIRDEAPIEEIHTHILEIVSTRLGAPTP, from the coding sequence ATGGCGCGCGGTTATTTCATCACCTTCGAAGGCCTCGACGGCTCCGGCAAGACCACCCAGCTTCGTCTGCTCGCAGCGTCGCTCACGGCCGCAGGACGCAACGTCGTCACCCTGCGCCAACCCGGCGGCACCGCACTCGGCGACCGCATCCGCGGCATCCTGCTCGACTCCCGCTCCGAAGCCTCGCTCGGCCCCATCGCCCCTGCCACCGAGATGGCGCTGATGTTCGCCGACCGCGCCCAGGCCATCGCCGAGATCATCGAGCCCGCGCTCGCCTCCGGCAGCATCGTCCTCTGCGACCGCTACACCGACTCCTCCGAGGCTTACCAGGGCGGAGGCCGCCAGCTCGGCAGCGAGCGCATCCTCGCCATGCACGCCGCCGCCTGCGGCAACCTGCAACCCGACCTCACCCTTCTACTGCTGCCCTCGCTCGAAGGCTCGCTGCGCCGCGCCCGCCGCCGCAACCAGCGCCACACCCGCCAGCAAGGCACCGACGAAAACCGTTTCGAACGCGAGTCCGACGAGTTCTACCGACGCATCTACGACAAATACGAAGAGATCGCCGCACGCGAGCCGCGCCGTGTCCATCCCATCCGCGACGAAGCACCCATCGAAGAGATCCACACCCACATCCTCGAAATCGTATCTACCCGACTAGGCGCACCAACGCCATGA
- a CDS encoding nucleoside hydrolase, which yields MENSSLDSVPLQACALVGFLQNFEGLWMHVRHILLSATLGLLLAGGHIAVAQHPVAKQKVIIDTDIGDDIDDAFAVALAFRSPELQVLQIDAGYGDTHLRAKLLEHFLRDAGLPQVPVAQGVTTHTTNVFTQRAYAEEQAEPSHPYPDAIATSLDLIRKSPGEITLIAIAPLSNIGAMIDRDPATFRKLKRVVLMGGSVRVGYDGKSAPEPEWNIKMDIDAAQKLFASGVPIFVMPLDATILKLDAAKRQQVFSHGSRLTDQLAILYKQWGSETPTLFDAMAVAYAIDPALCPTTPMRIRVDDRGMTIPGEGTPNANVCLRSSSEGFFRFYLPRVLRARK from the coding sequence ATGGAGAACTCCTCATTGGACTCGGTGCCGTTGCAGGCTTGTGCGCTGGTAGGATTCCTTCAGAACTTTGAGGGCCTTTGGATGCATGTCAGGCACATTCTCTTGTCAGCCACGCTGGGCTTGCTGCTGGCTGGCGGTCATATCGCAGTTGCACAACATCCGGTTGCGAAGCAGAAGGTTATTATCGACACCGATATCGGCGATGACATCGACGATGCGTTTGCAGTAGCGCTGGCGTTTCGTAGTCCTGAGCTTCAGGTGCTTCAGATCGATGCGGGATACGGCGATACGCATCTGCGTGCGAAGCTGCTGGAGCATTTTCTGCGCGATGCCGGATTGCCGCAGGTGCCGGTGGCTCAGGGGGTGACGACGCATACGACCAATGTCTTTACACAGCGAGCTTATGCGGAGGAGCAGGCTGAGCCTTCGCATCCGTACCCCGATGCGATTGCTACGTCGCTGGACCTGATCCGCAAATCTCCCGGCGAGATTACTTTGATTGCGATTGCACCGCTGAGCAACATTGGAGCGATGATCGACCGCGATCCAGCGACCTTTCGCAAGCTGAAGCGCGTTGTGTTGATGGGCGGCTCGGTCCGTGTCGGCTACGATGGCAAATCGGCGCCGGAGCCGGAGTGGAACATCAAGATGGACATCGACGCGGCGCAGAAGTTATTTGCATCGGGTGTGCCTATTTTTGTGATGCCGCTGGATGCGACGATCCTGAAGCTGGATGCGGCGAAGCGTCAACAGGTCTTCTCGCATGGGTCACGGCTGACGGATCAGCTTGCGATCTTGTACAAGCAGTGGGGAAGTGAGACGCCCACGCTCTTCGATGCGATGGCGGTTGCTTATGCGATTGATCCTGCGTTATGTCCTACGACTCCCATGCGTATTCGCGTCGATGATCGCGGCATGACTATACCCGGAGAAGGTACGCCGAATGCCAATGTTTGTCTGCGGTCAAGCTCGGAGGGGTTCTTTCGGTTTTATTTGCCTCGGGTATTGCGGGCGAGGAAGTGA
- a CDS encoding ATP-binding response regulator has product MVNPPETRNDDNPMSLSPPHVRVLLLDDEPDNLFLRATILRQHGYECIPASTIEEAVELFNNIDIAVLDYHLGAGQFGTEAAHMLRRTRPHVPIIILSATLEHFFGGAEDMHLLKGHSSIEDILSALSSLEAKRRGSPVVVDARDFFYSRIAMAIGSDVLVQIFDSRSTWLYCNDSAAEYLGQPRDWFPGRNPSIEMPTLMRDWNEIIQTVSHTRETYIDRTHRGLLNIPKPDEQNITWSVLAFPITLHDDRSGVVLTARILDRSPAAFA; this is encoded by the coding sequence ATGGTCAATCCACCTGAGACCCGCAACGACGATAACCCAATGTCGTTAAGTCCTCCCCATGTTCGCGTCCTTCTGCTCGACGACGAGCCCGATAATCTGTTTCTCCGCGCCACCATCCTTCGCCAGCACGGCTACGAATGCATCCCCGCCTCCACCATCGAAGAGGCAGTCGAACTCTTCAACAATATCGACATCGCTGTGCTCGACTACCATCTCGGAGCCGGACAGTTCGGCACCGAAGCTGCACACATGCTGCGCCGTACCCGTCCGCATGTGCCCATCATCATCCTCTCGGCCACGCTCGAGCACTTCTTCGGAGGAGCCGAGGACATGCATCTACTCAAAGGCCACAGCTCCATCGAGGACATCCTCTCCGCCCTCAGCTCGCTCGAAGCCAAGCGCCGCGGCTCCCCCGTCGTCGTCGACGCGCGCGACTTCTTCTACTCGCGCATCGCAATGGCCATCGGCTCCGATGTACTCGTCCAGATCTTCGACAGCCGCAGCACCTGGCTCTACTGCAACGACTCCGCCGCCGAGTACCTCGGTCAGCCCCGCGACTGGTTCCCCGGCCGCAATCCCTCCATCGAGATGCCCACCCTGATGCGCGACTGGAACGAGATCATCCAGACCGTCTCCCACACCCGCGAGACCTACATCGACCGCACCCACCGCGGCCTGCTCAACATCCCCAAACCCGACGAGCAGAACATTACCTGGAGCGTCCTAGCCTTCCCCATCACCCTGCACGACGACCGCAGCGGAGTCGTCCTAACCGCCCGCATCCTCGACCGCTCCCCCGCAGCCTTCGCCTGA
- the lpxD gene encoding UDP-3-O-(3-hydroxymyristoyl)glucosamine N-acyltransferase, whose amino-acid sequence MKLADLAQRLGATLHGDPTAEITGVAAIDTAALGDLSFIANPKYASLARTTQATAVLVEPSFSEITTATLRIDNPYLAFAHAIELFYQPPVYAPGIHPTAVIANTAKIGANAHIGAYVVVGDHVVLGDNATLLPHVVLYPHVRAGNHLFAHAHAVVREHCQLGDHVILQNGAIIGADGFGFAKQAGVLPGKSWHKIQQSGPAVLEDDVEVQANACIDRASIGETRIHAGAKIDNLVQVGHGSTVGNDTLLCAQVGLAGSTTIGRGVILAGQVGVAGHCTVGDGAIATAQSGIPGDVAPGKVVSGYPAIDNRQWLRSVALINRLPELLRSLKSLK is encoded by the coding sequence ATGAAGCTCGCCGACCTAGCCCAACGTCTCGGAGCCACCCTGCACGGCGACCCCACTGCGGAGATCACCGGAGTTGCCGCCATCGATACCGCCGCTCTGGGCGACCTCTCCTTCATCGCCAACCCCAAGTACGCCTCGCTGGCACGCACCACCCAGGCCACCGCCGTCCTTGTCGAGCCGTCTTTCTCCGAGATCACCACCGCCACCCTCCGCATCGACAACCCCTATCTCGCCTTTGCCCACGCCATCGAGCTCTTCTATCAGCCTCCCGTCTACGCTCCCGGCATCCATCCCACCGCCGTCATCGCGAACACGGCCAAGATCGGAGCCAACGCGCACATCGGCGCGTACGTCGTCGTCGGAGACCACGTCGTCCTCGGCGATAACGCCACCCTTCTGCCCCACGTCGTCCTCTACCCCCACGTCCGCGCCGGCAATCACCTCTTCGCCCACGCCCACGCCGTCGTCCGCGAACACTGCCAGCTAGGCGACCACGTCATCTTGCAAAACGGAGCTATCATCGGAGCCGACGGCTTCGGCTTCGCCAAGCAGGCGGGCGTCCTCCCCGGCAAAAGCTGGCACAAGATCCAGCAGTCCGGCCCGGCCGTCCTTGAAGATGACGTGGAAGTCCAGGCCAACGCCTGCATCGACCGCGCCAGCATCGGCGAGACCCGCATCCATGCCGGAGCCAAGATCGACAATCTGGTGCAGGTAGGCCACGGCTCTACCGTTGGCAATGACACGTTGCTCTGTGCCCAGGTCGGCCTCGCCGGATCGACCACCATCGGCCGCGGCGTCATCCTCGCCGGTCAGGTCGGCGTCGCCGGACACTGCACCGTAGGTGACGGAGCCATCGCCACCGCGCAATCCGGAATCCCCGGCGACGTCGCTCCCGGCAAAGTCGTTAGCGGTTACCCTGCTATCGACAACCGCCAGTGGCTCCGTTCGGTCGCGCTTATCAACCGGCTGCCCGAGCTTCTACGCAGCCTCAAGTCTCTAAAATAA
- a CDS encoding DUF6982 domain-containing protein: MSSSRKKVIVRRITGETVPGYLPLAAFVRNGTVDLLDLSGHVISIGLTDIKYICYVRDFNLNDTANPERLTRRTFLARPRTEGLWLRLTFRTEDQLEGLAPIDASLLDDLIGDAGLQLIPPDIRSNTQRVYVPRTAITDLQLLAVITTPSRKKPLPKSAATSLQSELFNTPLPPNTRTN, from the coding sequence ATGTCTTCGTCTCGCAAAAAGGTCATTGTGCGCCGCATCACCGGAGAAACCGTCCCCGGCTACCTGCCCTTGGCCGCCTTTGTGCGCAATGGAACGGTCGACCTGCTCGACCTCAGCGGCCATGTCATCTCCATCGGCCTCACCGACATCAAATACATCTGCTACGTCCGCGACTTCAACCTGAACGACACCGCGAACCCTGAGCGGCTCACTCGCCGCACCTTCCTCGCCCGTCCCCGCACCGAAGGCCTCTGGCTGCGCCTCACCTTCCGTACCGAGGACCAGCTTGAGGGCCTCGCCCCCATTGACGCCTCCTTGCTCGACGACCTCATCGGCGATGCCGGACTTCAGCTCATCCCGCCGGACATCCGTTCCAACACCCAGCGCGTCTACGTCCCGCGAACCGCCATCACCGATCTCCAGCTTCTCGCCGTCATCACCACCCCCTCGCGCAAGAAGCCGCTGCCGAAGTCGGCCGCCACCAGCTTGCAGAGCGAGCTCTTCAACACACCCCTTCCACCCAACACCCGGACTAACTAG